The Bradyrhizobium sp. B097 genome contains the following window.
CGTGAACGATCTGAATCGGACGCTTCACCGCATGGCCCTCAGCAACCGTTATCACCAGGCCATCGGTCGCCATTGCGGCATTGAGCGAGATCACCGCATCAGTCGTCGTCGACAGCACCAGACCCGCTATCGCGCTATTGGCCGAGTTCTCCAGAACCTCACGCAACGACCGCACATTGACCCCATTCTCCAGCCTGCCGGCGTCGGATAGCTCAGGCGCGAATATGCCATCCACCAAAACGAGTTTGACCGCCTGATCGGCAGCCGCTTGTTTGGCCGACGTCTGCGCGCGCACCAGCGCAGCTGCGTCCGGTCGCGGAGCGAGTGGCAGTACCTCGCCGATCAGGGCGCGCAGATCGGTGTATTTCCAAGCCTCCATACGCCGATGCGGGAGGCCGGCACGCTCATAGGCCTCGAATGCCCTTGCACGGATACGGGCGACAGGGCCTGTGCCAGGCAGGCGTCCATGCGCCGCGGCGAAGACATTCCCCATTAGGCGTCCGGCGCCGGCTTTGGCTAAAACCTGGTTCATCAGGAAATTCCTTGAGCCGTCAGGCCGCGTCCTCGAATTGGGCGTAGCCACAAGCCTCGAGCTCCAGCGCGAGTTCTTTACTGCCGCTCTTCACCACCCGGCCCTTCGACATCACGTGCACGACATCGGGCACGATGTAGTTGAGCAGCCGCTGATAGTGGGTGATCACGACCATCGCGCGCTCCGGCGAGCGCAGCGCGTTGACGCCGTCGGCGGCAATCCGCAGCGCGTCGATATCGAGGCCGGAGTCTATCTCGTCCAGGATGCACAGACTCGGCTCGAACAGCGCCATCTGCAAAATCTCGTTGCGCTTCTTCTCGCCGCCGGAAAATCCGACATTGACGCCGCGCTTGAGCATGTCCTGTGGGATGTTGAGCGACTTGGCGACCTCGCGGACCTTTTTCAGAAATTCGGGGGTGGAGAATTCCTGTTGGGCGCGCGCCTTGCGCTGGGTGTTCAGCGCGGTGCGCAGGAAGTTCATGGTGGTCACGCCGGGGATCTCGACCGGATACTGGAACGCCAGGAACACGCCCTTAGCGGCCCGCTCATTGGCCTCCATCTCCAGGAGGTTCTCGCCCTTGAATAGGATTTGTCCGCTGGTGACCTCGTAGCCCGGCTTGCCGGCGATGACTTGAGAGAGCGTCGATTTGCCGGAGCCATTCGGCCCCATGATCGCGTGCACCTCACCCGCATTGATCGTAAGATCCAGGCCGCGAATAATTTCGCGGTCCTCGACATCAACATGCAAATCTCGGACTTCGAGTAGCGCCATTCTGATCTGATCCCTGAAATGCGTCATCCGGAACGGCGAGCCGTATTCGGGAGGGCTCGCGGGACGTTTAGTTATCCAACAGATCCCTCGAGCGAGATCGAGATCAACTTCTGTGCCTCCACCGCGAATTCCATTGGCAGTTTTTGCAGAACGTCCTTCGCGAAGCCGTTGACGACGAGGCCGACGGCCTGCTGCTCGCTTAAGCCTCTGTGCACGCAGTAGAACAGCACATCCTCGGAAATCTTCGACGTCGTCGCCTCATGCTCGAGTATCGCCGAGGCGTTCTTGGCCTCGACATAGGGGACGGTGTGAGCGCCGCATTTGTCGCCGATCAGGAGCGAATCGCAGGCGGTGTAGTTGCGTGCGCCGGTGGCTTTACGGTGCGCACTGACGAGGCCGCGATAGGTGTTCTGCGATTTGCCGGCGGCGATGCCCTTGGAGATGATCCGGCTCGACGTGTTCTTGCCGAGGTGGATCATCTTGGTGCCGCTATCGACCTGCTGGAAGCCGTTCGAGATCGCGATCGAGTAGAACTCGCCGCTCGAATTGTCGCCGCGCAGGATGCAGCTCGGATATTTCCAGGTGATCGCCGAACCGGTCTCGACCTGGGTCCAGGAGATCTTGGAATTCCGGCCGCGGCAGTCGCCGCGCTTGGTGACGAAATTGTAGATGCCGCCCTTGCCCTCGGAATTGCCGGGGTACCAGTTCTGCACCGTCGAATACTTGATCTCGGCGTCGTCAAGCGTGACCAGCTCGACCACCGCGGCATGCAGCTGGTTCTCGTCGCGCTGCGGCGCGGTGCAGCCTTCGAGATAGGAGACGTAGGAGCCCTTGTCGGCGATGATCAGCGTGCGCTCGAACTGGCCGGTGTTGCGCTCGTTGATGCGGAAATAGGTCGACAGCTCCATCGGGCAACGCACGCCCGGCGGCACGTAAACGAACGAGCCGTCGGAGAACACCGCCGAGTTCAGCGTCGCGAAGTAATTGTCCGTGGTCGGCACCACGGTGCCGAGATATTTCTGCACCAGCTCGGGATGCTCGCGGATCGCCTCCGAGATCGGCATGAAGATCACGCCGGCCGCCTTCAGCTCCTTCTGGAAGGTGGTCGCCACCGACACCGAATCGAACACGGCGTCGACCGCGATCTTGCGGCTGGGCGACGGCGCGCCGCCGGGCGGCGGCTCGACGCCTTCGAGGATCGCAACCTCGCGCAAGGGAATGCCGAGCTTCTCGTAGGTCTTGAGGATTTCCGGATCGATCTCGTCGATCGAGGACAGCGTCTTCTTCGGCTTCGGCGCCGCGTAGTAGTAGATGTCCTGATAGTCGATCTTCGGATAGTTGACGCGCGCCCAGGTCGGCTCGGTCATGGTCAGCCAGCGGCGATACGCCTCCAGGCGCCATTCCAGCATCCAAGCCGGCTCATTCTTCTTTGCAGAGATGAAGCGGACGGTGTCTTCCGACAGCCCCTTCGGGGCCTTGTCGGACTCGATCTGCGTCTCAAACCCATATCGATACTGGTCGACGTCGATGCGCCGGACGCGCTCGACCGTCTCATGTACAGCTACCATTGCCCACTCCGCTCGCGCAAGGACGACTCCAGCCAGTTCCGCTCCGCCCTCTCCGAGCTGATCGCGCAAGTCTCGGCCAACTCGGGGCCAGCGAGCGAGAGAATCAGGCGTCGGATCCAAAAGACGCACGCCGTCGGTAGTGTCGTCATCATGCTTCGCGCCGGAGCCCCACTCATCAGCTACTCCTTATGTCGGCACGCAGGTCTCGGGCACCGGGCAAACGACGGCGCATTGCGGCGCGTCAAAATGCCCCTCACATTGGGTGCACT
Protein-coding sequences here:
- the sufC gene encoding Fe-S cluster assembly ATPase SufC; this encodes MALLEVRDLHVDVEDREIIRGLDLTINAGEVHAIMGPNGSGKSTLSQVIAGKPGYEVTSGQILFKGENLLEMEANERAAKGVFLAFQYPVEIPGVTTMNFLRTALNTQRKARAQQEFSTPEFLKKVREVAKSLNIPQDMLKRGVNVGFSGGEKKRNEILQMALFEPSLCILDEIDSGLDIDALRIAADGVNALRSPERAMVVITHYQRLLNYIVPDVVHVMSKGRVVKSGSKELALELEACGYAQFEDAA
- the sufB gene encoding Fe-S cluster assembly protein SufB yields the protein MVAVHETVERVRRIDVDQYRYGFETQIESDKAPKGLSEDTVRFISAKKNEPAWMLEWRLEAYRRWLTMTEPTWARVNYPKIDYQDIYYYAAPKPKKTLSSIDEIDPEILKTYEKLGIPLREVAILEGVEPPPGGAPSPSRKIAVDAVFDSVSVATTFQKELKAAGVIFMPISEAIREHPELVQKYLGTVVPTTDNYFATLNSAVFSDGSFVYVPPGVRCPMELSTYFRINERNTGQFERTLIIADKGSYVSYLEGCTAPQRDENQLHAAVVELVTLDDAEIKYSTVQNWYPGNSEGKGGIYNFVTKRGDCRGRNSKISWTQVETGSAITWKYPSCILRGDNSSGEFYSIAISNGFQQVDSGTKMIHLGKNTSSRIISKGIAAGKSQNTYRGLVSAHRKATGARNYTACDSLLIGDKCGAHTVPYVEAKNASAILEHEATTSKISEDVLFYCVHRGLSEQQAVGLVVNGFAKDVLQKLPMEFAVEAQKLISISLEGSVG